The DNA window aataaaattaacCAACactaaaaatattcaatcGTTAAATCCTTCCAtttatttggaaaaaatcaataatttttataattttaaaaaggACAATAATACTTTACTTAGAACTGATTCAAATGCAATTATGGATCAATTTAATATCTTCGCACAAACAccaattaatgaaaatttatctcTAAATTCATTGAGGTTTTTATCACCAATATTAGCAAATACAAATGGTACTACCACCAATAACAATCCCACTCAAGATAATGAAACTGAAGATGACGGTTATATagaagataatgatgacgatgatcCTTTGGAAATACctttcaagaagagaaaagtaTCATTATTCCAAAACAAGAACTATCAACCTACCAACAAAAATTTCGTTGatctattattattaccaaGCAGTTATAGTCATACAAATGACATCAATACCGGTAGAGACAATACAACTTCCACTACTACTCAATGATACAGAGAATTTCTTTGGTGTATACAtgcatatattttttatagaCTCATGTACATCTTGATACATTTCTCAGGAATTGGACTGCAAGGACTCTCGACATAAAATGATTCATCCATTATGACAGCctatgtttttttttcagtgaATGACTGAAAAATGACTGTTAAGCAATTTGCATGATAAATGACTCACTCgctatttttttcacttaACGGAACACGTATAAAAGCCAAATCGCGTTGCCGTAAAGCGAATTTCCATTTcagaaacaatttttgttaCCGTTAAGTACAAGTAACAACGATAGCGTCACAAATTTTCCCAATGACACAAATGCCAATCCGTCACTTAATTTCCATCAAAGATCTAACTTCCCAAGAGTTGGAAGCTTTAGTTAATAAGGCCCAATACTATAAGAccatattcaaaaatggtGATCCAAATGATTTCCAAGCAAATCACATCAAATTGTTAGGCAAGACCGTTGCTTTAATCTTTAGTAAGAGATCAACAAGAACTAGAGTCTCTACTGAAGGTGCTGCATCTTTCTTCGGTGCCCAACCAATGTTTCTAGGTAAAGACAATATCCAACTCGGGGTAAATGAATCTCTTTACGATACCGTCAAAGTTGTCTCTTCAATGGTCTCTTGTATCTTCGCAAGAGTAAATTCCCACGAAGAAATCCAATCACTggcaaaattttcaaacgTCCCAATCATCAACTCATTGTGCGATACATATCATCCACTACAAGCCATTTGTGATATGTTGACGATAAAAGAACAATTCACAGATGACCTCACAAATGTCAAAGTTGGTTGGATTGGTGACTCAAATAACGTCATTAACGATATGTTAATTGCATGtctaaaattgaaaatgaacgTCTCTGTTGCCATCCCAGAAGGTATTGAAATGAACTCCGATATTATACATGCAGCTTCTCAGGtttcagaagaaaatgagaCCTCCTTTGAAGTTACGCATGATCCAAAGATTACTGCTAAAGATGCAAACATACTAGTTACAGATACTTTTATTTCAATGggtgaagaaaaggaaaaggaaaCAAAATTAAACCAATTTAAAggttttcaaatcaatagCGAATTAGCATATATGGCCGACgctaatttcaaatttatgcACTGTCTACCAAGACACAAGGAAGAAGTTACTGATGATGTCTTTTATAGTCCAAACTCTATCGTTTTCGAACAAGCTGAAAATAGATTATACGCTGCCATGGCTGCAATTGATATCTTCGTCATCAATAAAGGTAACTTCAATGCTTAATTTCTCTAATaacatttatatatatttctgTAGTCTATAAATTGATACACACGTCTGCGACAAACTCTTCTGAATCATTGAAGTTTAAATAATAACTGCTTTCTCCATCAGCATCATCTTTCATAATTCTTTCACATAAACTATTTGAATAAGAGGCCTTAATATCGCTATTCAATCTGCCAATCGTGATATGTGGGAACTTGTTGGAACATTCTAAACCCGTTATTGTCACGTTATCTTTATCCGTAACGCAATTagtatcttcaaatttaacCATAACGGCAACAATCTTATCATCCCAACATAATTTATCGAGTTTAAACTTCACTCTATAATCTGTCTTGAATAATGTCTCTTGATAATTATCCCTAGCTGATATCTCTGTCAACTGAGGATCAAactctttcaaatattccttccacaaaattttatctcTTGGATCACCTCTTTTACCTTGCGCTACATGCGAAAGAGTAATATGGAAACCTGGTTGGAAAAGATTTTCATCTagtaatttttccaatggttcaaaattgataccATGATTATTAGAACTGTCATCCTCCATTAATTGCATGATTGCCACGatcaatttatctttattgTCAAGATTTGCGGAAAAATATGCAGggtttattttttttgttagCTTATTATTCATATTCATCTCCTTTGTCTTTGATGGTATCTTAAACTCTATGCTTTGCTTAAATGCATCTTCTAGTTCCATAGTCGTGGGCATTTTGGGTATTAATATCGGATATTTTTCATGAAGTTCATTAATAATTGTCATGGAATTAATCAACGACGAATTTTCAtgattttcattattcaCATCAAGCTTaattaataaatcaaataaattgtCTGGAATTCTATCTTCAGCAACAGGCTGAaatcttttccaaaatcCGCTCATAATACCAACTACTTTCCGTTCACCATATTTATTTAGTTGAATAGTTTGATGATTATCTCCTCTTTGTAACACTCTATTTACAGTAACATTCTTGATCCTATCTAGatcatcaattgaattgaCAAATGAAATACCaatgattttgatatttgtaTCATACGAAAGGTATTGTTCTTTGTATTGTTCTACCCATTCAAAAAGTTGTTTACGTTCTCTAAATTGATGATTATTTCTATCCACTATGACACACTTTGTATCGTCCTTCGTTAATAATTCCAAAGATCTTTTGATGAGAATTGCCTTGTCCTTCTTATTATGTATGTCATCGTTCTGAATATGACCCCAATTAAAcaaattctttaaaattaaagCTGTCGTGGTCTTGCCACAACCAATTACAGCAATTGGGAAGATTAGGAATTTAGTATTAGAATCGACTTTTTCATAATCGATggaatttttaaattctaGTTCTTGTATCTTTTcatgattcaaaatttcaaagccTGTCATACCATAGGATTCTAGAAACATGtttcttaattttattataccAAATCCCTTCATATATTCTTCACAGATAATTGGgtcattttctaaaatagGGATCACaaaatcaagatatttgttagtaatgaatttatgcttcttgaaattataaACTCTGATTCTATGCTCAATATAATCCTTAGTTACTTCTCGCCATTGTCTGTACATCAAATAAGGCTCTTCGAActtgaatttaaaaaaaaaggcCTCAGCTCCTTCCAATCTGTGGCATCTAATCACAAAACcctcaatttcttgatcatTGAAAGAACCCTTCGTTGAAACTGTCTCTAGGAACTTTCTCAATTCTGTGGTTGTATCAATATTAAATGATTCGAGTTTATTGaatccatatttttcagcaaATGTATCAACTCTTTCCATAGCCCAAGTCTGGAATGTAATTTCATTAGGATTGAGACCATGTAAGTACAGACCTCTCTTGTCTCTTCCATATTCCAGAATATGTTCTTCAAAAGAGTCGTCACAATATTCTGCAACAGCAGTAACATTTTCCCTATACAATGTGGTTGCAAACTctttaatatcaatatcgTGTCTCGTCAGTTGTTCGATGAGGAACTTTTCACCAGCTTCAGCATGATTCCTGTCTACATCATCCCTGAACCCGGTCGAATGCTTAGAGCATACGACGAGTTCACCGTCTTCAAGCCCAgatatgaaaataatgCAACCATTTGCCTTCACACTAACATTGTATGGTCCTTTGGTATTTTGTTCGATCCATTCCCATCTGGTAAATGGGGTTTCATCTACgttgaagaatttgtcATAACCTCTGGCAACAATACGCAAGTTATCTGCAGAAGTAAAAAACCCACGTGCATTGATAGGTAAGGCAATCTTGTTAGGCTTACCATAATCCCATTCGTTGAATTTCCAACTGTTAATAACTTTATCGCTATGAAACAATTTGCATGGGATCTTGATGGCTCTACCACGGTTTGGAAGGTGCGTCGAAGCTTCTAGTTTCGCTACCAGCTCGGCTACTGACTCTGCACCTGACATTATAGACTagaatgatttcaaatagtAGATAAGGCTGATTTTTCTGAACGTCACTTTGATTTATTCTTCTATATCTCATcgatttatttttttcaggAACGggttcaaaaatttcgaGAAATTCCTTCAATTAGGTAGATTTACAAATGAAAGATCAGCAATCCAGAGAGCTCATTCAGCACTCAACTACTCATTTAGACGTATTGTCTGGTAGAAAGcagaaatttgaatggcCGGGCCTTTTTTCCTCCAAAATTTGACGCATTTTTCATAGAGAAACCGCTTTACTTATCGCAATTGTGATAACTAACGGCT is part of the Kazachstania africana CBS 2517 chromosome 1, complete genome genome and encodes:
- the ARG3 gene encoding ornithine carbamoyltransferase (similar to Saccharomyces cerevisiae ARG3 (YJL088W); ancestral locus Anc_1.279) produces the protein MTQMPIRHLISIKDLTSQELEALVNKAQYYKTIFKNGDPNDFQANHIKLLGKTVALIFSKRSTRTRVSTEGAASFFGAQPMFLGKDNIQLGVNESLYDTVKVVSSMVSCIFARVNSHEEIQSLAKFSNVPIINSLCDTYHPLQAICDMLTIKEQFTDDLTNVKVGWIGDSNNVINDMLIACLKLKMNVSVAIPEGIEMNSDIIHAASQVSEENETSFEVTHDPKITAKDANILVTDTFISMGEEKEKETKLNQFKGFQINSELAYMADANFKFMHCLPRHKEEVTDDVFYSPNSIVFEQAENRLYAAMAAIDIFVINKGNFNA
- the TRL1 gene encoding tRNA ligase (similar to Saccharomyces cerevisiae TRL1 (YJL087C); ancestral locus Anc_1.280), giving the protein MSGAESVAELVAKLEASTHLPNRGRAIKIPCKLFHSDKVINSWKFNEWDYGKPNKIALPINARGFFTSADNLRIVARGYDKFFNVDETPFTRWEWIEQNTKGPYNVSVKANGCIIFISGLEDGELVVCSKHSTGFRDDVDRNHAEAGEKFLIEQLTRHDIDIKEFATTLYRENVTAVAEYCDDSFEEHILEYGRDKRGLYLHGLNPNEITFQTWAMERVDTFAEKYGFNKLESFNIDTTTELRKFLETVSTKGSFNDQEIEGFVIRCHRLEGAEAFFFKFKFEEPYLMYRQWREVTKDYIEHRIRVYNFKKHKFITNKYLDFVIPILENDPIICEEYMKGFGIIKLRNMFLESYGMTGFEILNHEKIQELEFKNSIDYEKVDSNTKFLIFPIAVIGCGKTTTALILKNLFNWGHIQNDDIHNKKDKAILIKRSLELLTKDDTKCVIVDRNNHQFRERKQLFEWVEQYKEQYLSYDTNIKIIGISFVNSIDDLDRIKNVTVNRVLQRGDNHQTIQLNKYGERKVVGIMSGFWKRFQPVAEDRIPDNLFDLLIKLDVNNENHENSSLINSMTIINELHEKYPILIPKMPTTMELEDAFKQSIEFKIPSKTKEMNMNNKLTKKINPAYFSANLDNKDKLIVAIMQLMEDDSSNNHGINFEPLEKLLDENLFQPGFHITLSHVAQGKRGDPRDKILWKEYLKEFDPQLTEISARDNYQETLFKTDYRVKFKLDKLCWDDKIVAVMVKFEDTNCVTDKDNVTITGLECSNKFPHITIGRLNSDIKASYSNSLCERIMKDDADGESSYYLNFNDSEEFVADVCINL